In Gemmatimonadales bacterium, the following are encoded in one genomic region:
- a CDS encoding HD domain-containing phosphohydrolase, with translation MTNAQDAQPVVAGSANCLIVDDEPTVRRSLVRMLQAQGFTCYEAGNGREALGLLQQVGETPLVISDMRMPELDGAGFLEAVRQQYPDTAVIMLSGISETMTAVDCLHQGAADFLLKPISMSELQARVARALEKRMLVLQNRFYQQNLERQVHEQAQRIQELFLQGVQMLARALEAKDAYTRGHSIRVSQYAVATAAGLGFAGPTLDGIRLGGELHDIGKIGTRESVLHKPGLLTEEEFRQITEHPALGERMLSPLAQESPDLLRIVRSHHERLDGRGFPDGLRGDRIPIEARIVAVADSFDAMTTRRPYREARPPELAVGELRRVAGTQLDPDAVEAFVAAYPDPANLPLPTPITASPAA, from the coding sequence ATGACCAATGCTCAGGACGCGCAGCCCGTCGTGGCCGGCTCCGCTAACTGTCTTATCGTCGATGACGAGCCGACTGTCCGCCGGTCCCTCGTGCGCATGCTTCAGGCGCAGGGATTCACCTGCTACGAGGCCGGGAATGGGCGCGAGGCCCTTGGCCTGCTCCAGCAGGTCGGGGAGACGCCGCTGGTCATCTCCGACATGCGGATGCCCGAGCTGGACGGGGCCGGCTTTCTCGAGGCCGTCCGCCAGCAGTACCCGGACACGGCGGTCATCATGCTCAGCGGCATCAGCGAGACGATGACCGCGGTCGACTGCCTGCACCAGGGAGCGGCGGACTTCCTGCTCAAGCCCATCTCCATGAGTGAGCTGCAGGCCCGGGTGGCGCGGGCGCTGGAAAAGCGGATGCTGGTCCTGCAGAATCGATTCTACCAGCAGAACCTGGAGCGGCAGGTGCACGAGCAGGCCCAGCGCATCCAGGAGCTCTTCCTTCAGGGCGTGCAGATGCTGGCTCGAGCCCTCGAGGCCAAGGACGCGTACACCCGCGGACACTCCATCCGGGTGAGCCAGTACGCCGTCGCCACGGCGGCAGGTCTCGGTTTCGCGGGGCCCACTCTCGATGGCATCCGGTTGGGCGGCGAGCTGCACGATATCGGCAAGATCGGCACCCGTGAGTCGGTGCTCCACAAGCCGGGACTGCTCACGGAGGAGGAGTTCCGGCAGATCACGGAGCACCCCGCGCTGGGAGAGCGGATGCTCTCTCCTCTGGCGCAGGAGTCGCCCGATCTGCTCCGCATCGTCCGCTCGCACCACGAGCGACTCGACGGCCGCGGCTTCCCTGACGGACTTCGCGGCGACCGGATCCCCATCGAGGCCCGCATCGTCGCGGTCGCCGATTCGTTCGACGCCATGACCACGCGGCGACCCTACCGCGAGGCCCGCCCGCCGGAGCTTGCGGTGGGCGAGCTGCGCCGGGTGGCCGGCACTCAGCTCGACCCCGACGCGGTCGAGGCGTTCGTCGCCGCCTATCCCGACCCGGCCAACCTGCCCCTGCCCACCCCGATCACAGCATCCCCCGCCGCTTGA